A region of Clostridium acetobutylicum ATCC 824 DNA encodes the following proteins:
- a CDS encoding MBL fold metallo-hydrolase has product MELEKIKGNTYYINAPTNIGVYVFKNKNCLLVDTGMNNSDARKIDEVLIKNGLHPKYIVNTHHHLDHCGGNTYFQNNYPGCLIYTSEKEKVSMENIHLYPTGLFGASAIKELHKSNKPLMVDYVLKEGENKINDEKFEVIALPGHTVDLIGIVTREKVCFLGDSVFSKETLQKYSLPYLYDVDKEEETLKKLKEIDADYFVMSHSDEFIDKEQLVKLLDENLNNIENYKNQIMELLDVPLTREDILENLAVLNELSMDFNQYHINFSAVSAFVSQLYNKNLLQYSIEDGKLYYFKKPQ; this is encoded by the coding sequence ATGGAATTAGAAAAAATAAAGGGAAATACTTATTATATAAATGCCCCTACTAATATAGGGGTTTATGTATTTAAAAATAAAAATTGCCTTTTAGTAGATACAGGAATGAACAACAGTGATGCTAGAAAAATTGACGAGGTTCTCATAAAAAACGGGCTACATCCTAAATATATAGTAAATACTCATCATCACTTAGATCACTGTGGTGGAAATACGTACTTCCAAAATAATTATCCGGGCTGCCTTATATATACTTCAGAAAAAGAAAAGGTGAGTATGGAAAATATTCATCTTTATCCAACAGGGCTTTTTGGAGCTAGTGCAATAAAAGAGCTTCATAAAAGCAATAAACCTTTAATGGTAGATTACGTTTTAAAAGAAGGGGAGAATAAGATAAATGATGAAAAGTTTGAAGTTATAGCTCTTCCTGGACATACAGTAGATTTAATAGGAATAGTGACAAGGGAGAAGGTATGTTTTTTAGGAGATAGTGTATTTTCTAAGGAAACCCTTCAAAAATACTCACTTCCATATTTGTACGATGTAGACAAGGAAGAAGAAACTTTAAAAAAACTTAAAGAAATAGATGCAGATTATTTTGTTATGAGTCATTCTGATGAATTCATTGATAAAGAGCAGCTTGTTAAGCTTTTAGATGAGAATTTAAATAATATAGAAAATTACAAGAATCAAATAATGGAGCTTTTGGATGTACCTTTAACTAGAGAGGATATACTTGAAAATTTAGCTGTATTAAATGAACTGTCTATGGACTTTAATCAATATCATATAAATTTTTCAGCAGTCTCTGCATTTGTATCCCAGCTGTATAATAAAAATTTACTGCAGTACTCTATAGAGGATGGAAAGCTGTATTATTTTAAAAAACCACAATAG
- a CDS encoding YceG family protein, with protein sequence MDNSYSGKYSLSDFTINKDNVEVKETLFKNSENIFQDITLKISERDKLQNTGSFNKTISYFYSGFDDKKKYLEDIQKLHSKLLVLNNLYIYYCNSIPVLADEEITKKISNLVSSLQNNNQANELKKFIIEEEFFNITPISEINKEYKEKFNFILDKYIKEEPAVNITKLKNFSVKILSWAKKYICQLFKLEIKDFNPKIIYYGSVKKHESYFLILLNMLGCDLLILDTAGKSEWTKVDRSKEYAVILEGKIKEDISENPFKNNKEYFNDKSSKIENISNAGCAVYTSLRKTENIFEDIKLNVEKRGGHKDSDNCQIPVFFYRYIGANKSEINKEEYNNSLYLLDKELQAGKCNYVKFISQIDPPKSDEVNKFVNLVGNIFNNVITLDKKLIFTEIKNNKLFPKLLNKSISNSIEYAFEKVMGMYLKNENTNTTKVKNFIVKLIVWINRYSKELFKNAPIKGFFNYNPKILYYGEIKYTEVYLLIFFSMIGCDVIYINSDYDKDDEFIRIDKEEKYTKLQKNPYSFECESFPTEEKLVRKATVAYNASNEVEKLLFTPDSGIYKSWQFENFNTLPVTLKTTFEEIAILWKEEAMIRTGFKISNNTVYIPNIFAKIDGTHEDVCEYRNYISKLRSAKNTYFIDKPNFLNISFTREQIFSFAYLINKDGAICKEDLIKSKLYRYSYLKESTQNLIIKKINEVIKCGYILNSIDNKFIVRIVAVLLNLNEEILDLIQKFDFPHAIPKVIIYTNDKNDFSEEDIITILFLNLIGLDILILAPTGYSNIENHVENSIFDKHELPSYKFDLNINEIEEKKELKFLFSKIFKHN encoded by the coding sequence ATGGATAATTCATACAGCGGTAAATATTCGTTAAGTGACTTTACCATAAATAAAGATAATGTAGAGGTTAAAGAAACCCTTTTTAAGAATAGTGAAAATATTTTTCAAGATATTACGCTTAAAATTAGTGAAAGAGATAAACTACAAAATACAGGTAGTTTTAATAAAACAATAAGCTATTTCTACAGTGGCTTTGATGATAAGAAAAAGTATTTAGAGGATATACAAAAACTTCATAGTAAGCTTCTTGTTTTGAATAATTTATATATTTATTATTGTAATTCAATACCGGTGCTTGCAGATGAGGAAATTACTAAGAAGATATCTAATTTAGTATCAAGTTTACAAAATAATAACCAAGCTAACGAATTGAAAAAATTTATAATTGAAGAGGAGTTTTTCAATATTACTCCAATAAGCGAAATAAACAAGGAATATAAAGAAAAGTTTAATTTTATTTTAGATAAGTATATTAAAGAGGAACCAGCTGTTAATATAACTAAACTTAAAAACTTTTCAGTAAAAATACTTTCGTGGGCAAAAAAATATATTTGTCAGCTATTTAAGCTTGAAATAAAGGATTTTAACCCTAAGATTATATACTATGGTTCAGTAAAAAAACATGAAAGCTATTTTTTAATACTGTTAAACATGCTCGGATGTGATTTGTTAATACTTGATACAGCAGGGAAATCTGAGTGGACAAAAGTAGATAGAAGTAAAGAATATGCTGTTATTTTAGAGGGGAAAATTAAAGAAGATATTAGTGAGAATCCTTTTAAAAATAATAAAGAATATTTTAATGATAAATCATCTAAAATTGAAAATATATCAAATGCAGGATGTGCAGTATATACCAGCCTAAGAAAAACGGAGAATATTTTTGAAGATATTAAATTGAATGTTGAAAAAAGAGGTGGGCATAAAGATAGTGATAACTGCCAAATACCTGTATTTTTTTATAGATACATAGGTGCTAATAAGAGCGAAATAAATAAAGAAGAATACAATAACAGTTTGTATCTGTTAGATAAAGAGCTTCAAGCTGGAAAATGTAATTATGTGAAATTTATTAGTCAAATTGATCCTCCTAAAAGTGATGAGGTTAACAAGTTTGTAAATTTGGTTGGTAATATATTTAATAATGTAATTACCTTGGATAAGAAGTTAATTTTTACAGAAATAAAAAACAATAAGCTATTTCCAAAGCTTTTAAATAAAAGTATTTCGAATTCAATAGAATACGCATTTGAAAAAGTTATGGGTATGTATTTAAAGAATGAAAATACTAACACAACAAAGGTTAAAAATTTTATTGTAAAACTTATTGTTTGGATAAACAGATATTCAAAGGAATTATTCAAAAACGCTCCTATAAAAGGCTTTTTTAATTACAACCCTAAAATTTTATACTATGGAGAAATAAAATATACAGAAGTGTACCTTTTAATATTTTTTTCCATGATAGGGTGTGATGTGATTTATATAAATAGCGACTATGACAAAGATGATGAGTTTATACGTATAGATAAAGAAGAAAAATATACGAAGCTTCAAAAAAATCCTTATAGTTTTGAGTGTGAAAGTTTTCCTACAGAAGAGAAATTGGTTAGAAAAGCTACTGTAGCTTATAATGCATCAAATGAAGTGGAAAAGCTGTTGTTTACTCCAGATTCAGGAATATATAAGTCTTGGCAGTTTGAAAACTTCAATACGCTCCCGGTTACTCTTAAGACAACCTTTGAAGAAATAGCGATTCTTTGGAAAGAAGAAGCTATGATAAGAACTGGTTTTAAAATATCTAATAATACAGTGTACATTCCAAACATTTTTGCCAAAATAGATGGTACCCATGAGGATGTATGTGAATACAGAAACTATATTAGTAAATTAAGATCAGCAAAAAATACTTACTTCATTGATAAACCTAATTTTTTAAATATTAGTTTTACGCGAGAGCAAATTTTTTCTTTTGCGTATCTTATTAATAAAGATGGTGCTATTTGCAAAGAAGATTTAATTAAAAGTAAGCTTTATAGATACTCGTATCTTAAGGAGAGTACTCAAAACTTAATAATTAAGAAAATAAATGAAGTAATAAAGTGTGGCTACATACTAAATAGTATTGATAATAAATTTATTGTGAGAATTGTGGCTGTACTTTTAAATCTTAATGAAGAAATATTAGATTTAATACAAAAATTTGATTTTCCACATGCTATCCCTAAAGTTATTATATACACAAATGACAAAAATGATTTTAGTGAAGAGGATATAATTACTATTTTGTTTTTAAACTTAATTGGATTAGATATCCTTATATTAGCTCCTACAGGCTACAGCAATATTGAAAATCATGTTGAAAATAGTATTTTTGACAAGCATGAGCTTCCAAGCTACAAATTTGATTTGAACATAAATGAAATAGAGGAGAAAAAAGAACTTAAATTTCTTTTCTCCAAAATATTTAAGCACAACTAA
- a CDS encoding glycoside hydrolase family 1 protein — protein MKMKDGFLWGGATAANQFEGAWNEDGKGPSTADMMTGGTHTTPRRITPVLEEGTYYPSHEAIDFYHHYKEDIKLFAEMGFKTFRLSIAWSRIFPNGDDKEPNEAGLQFYDNVFDELLKYNIEPLVTISHYETPFGLTEKYNGWVGREVIDFYTRYCETIFNRYKDKVKYWLTFNEINCLTIPQFGAYMGGGIIPKEGDSEAQLRFQALHHQFVASAKAVKLGHEINPNFKIGCMIAYMCNYAKTCNPDDVLETQRKDQIHNMLCSDVQVRGYYPGFALNYFKENGIEIKMEKDDEKILREGCVDFYSFSYYMSNLVSTDKNDKEVSGNLLGGYKNPYLKSSDWGWQIDPKGLRWTLNHIYDRYQIPVMVVENGLGAVDVIEEDGSINDDYRIDYLRDHIVEMEEAVKNGVDLMGYTMWGCIDLVSASTGEMKKRYGFIYVDKDNDGNGTMARKPKKSFNWYKKVIASNGENLE, from the coding sequence ATGAAAATGAAGGATGGCTTTTTGTGGGGAGGAGCTACAGCTGCTAACCAATTTGAAGGTGCCTGGAATGAAGATGGCAAGGGACCAAGTACTGCAGATATGATGACTGGAGGAACACATACAACACCTAGACGTATTACACCTGTTTTAGAAGAAGGAACTTATTATCCAAGTCATGAAGCAATTGATTTTTATCACCATTACAAAGAAGATATAAAATTATTTGCTGAAATGGGTTTCAAAACTTTTAGATTATCTATTGCTTGGTCAAGAATATTTCCAAATGGAGATGATAAGGAACCTAATGAGGCTGGACTTCAATTCTATGATAACGTATTCGATGAACTTTTAAAGTATAATATTGAACCACTAGTAACTATATCACACTATGAAACACCTTTTGGTTTAACTGAGAAATACAATGGATGGGTAGGTAGAGAAGTAATTGATTTTTATACAAGATATTGTGAAACTATATTTAATAGATACAAAGATAAGGTAAAGTATTGGCTTACTTTTAATGAAATAAACTGCTTAACAATTCCACAGTTTGGTGCCTATATGGGTGGAGGAATAATTCCAAAGGAGGGTGATAGTGAGGCTCAGCTTAGATTTCAAGCTCTTCATCATCAATTTGTTGCAAGTGCTAAAGCAGTTAAACTAGGTCATGAGATAAATCCTAATTTTAAGATAGGCTGTATGATAGCTTATATGTGTAATTATGCTAAAACATGTAATCCAGATGATGTACTTGAAACCCAGAGAAAGGATCAGATACATAATATGTTATGCTCTGATGTTCAAGTAAGGGGATATTACCCTGGCTTTGCTCTTAATTATTTCAAAGAGAACGGTATTGAAATAAAAATGGAGAAGGATGATGAAAAAATATTAAGAGAAGGTTGTGTGGACTTTTATTCTTTTAGTTACTATATGTCAAATCTGGTAAGCACAGATAAGAATGATAAAGAGGTTTCAGGAAATCTTCTTGGAGGATATAAGAACCCATACTTAAAATCATCTGACTGGGGATGGCAAATAGATCCTAAAGGATTAAGATGGACACTAAATCACATTTATGATCGCTATCAAATACCTGTTATGGTAGTGGAAAATGGACTTGGAGCTGTAGATGTAATTGAAGAGGATGGCTCAATAAATGATGATTACAGGATTGATTATTTAAGAGATCACATAGTTGAGATGGAAGAAGCCGTTAAGAACGGTGTTGATTTAATGGGATATACTATGTGGGGATGTATAGATTTAGTTAGTGCATCAACTGGAGAAATGAAAAAGAGGTATGGTTTTATATATGTAGATAAAGATAATGATGGAAATGGAACCATGGCAAGAAAACCAAAGAAGAGTTTTAATTGGTATAAAAAGGTGATAGCTTCAAATGGAGAAAATTTGGAGTAG
- the licT gene encoding BglG family transcription antiterminator LicT, with protein sequence MTIKKIFNNNAIIAENSDKHEFVVMGCGIAFKKNIGEKVDERLIEKTFILKGKDASEKFKMLLEDVPTEYVSVCYDIIEYAKNVLDAKLNDHIYVTLTDHVSNCFKMIESGIIIHNPLIWEIKKFYPKEFKVGLKAIDFIKDELGKDLPEDEAANIALHLINAQINNSLNNVEDAAKQAKMIQDILNIVKYTYNIVLDEKSISYERFVTHLRFFFHRIDKSETVDTAEEDFLLKQVREKYKDAYQCMLKVQKYLGKELSDEEKLYLTVHIQRVSKKN encoded by the coding sequence ATGACGATAAAAAAGATATTTAATAACAATGCAATAATAGCTGAAAATTCAGATAAACATGAATTTGTTGTCATGGGGTGTGGAATTGCATTTAAGAAAAATATAGGAGAAAAAGTAGATGAGAGGCTAATAGAAAAAACTTTTATTCTTAAAGGAAAGGATGCATCCGAAAAGTTTAAAATGCTGCTGGAAGATGTTCCCACAGAGTATGTTTCGGTATGTTATGACATTATTGAATATGCTAAAAATGTTTTAGATGCAAAATTAAATGACCATATATATGTTACTTTAACTGATCATGTTAGCAATTGTTTTAAAATGATTGAATCAGGAATTATTATACACAATCCATTAATTTGGGAAATCAAAAAGTTTTATCCTAAGGAATTTAAAGTTGGACTTAAAGCTATAGACTTTATAAAGGATGAATTAGGAAAAGACTTGCCAGAAGATGAGGCAGCTAATATAGCTCTACATTTGATAAATGCACAAATTAACAATTCCTTAAATAATGTTGAAGATGCTGCAAAGCAAGCAAAAATGATACAGGATATTTTAAATATAGTTAAGTATACTTATAATATAGTACTTGACGAAAAGTCGATAAGTTATGAAAGGTTTGTCACACATTTAAGATTCTTCTTTCATAGAATTGATAAGTCAGAAACAGTAGATACAGCAGAGGAAGATTTTTTATTAAAGCAAGTTAGAGAAAAATATAAAGATGCATACCAATGTATGCTTAAGGTACAAAAGTATCTTGGAAAAGAATTGTCAGATGAAGAAAAGCTTTATTTAACAGTTCACATTCAAAGGGTCTCAAAGAAAAATTAA
- a CDS encoding toxic anion resistance protein: MDIGNTINFNKEAETEFDLDAKKKEIQAKIKNSPEVENIVRRIDISNPSSILTFGKEATEQMASTADNLLHQMEINKVEDSGKMLEQLKKIMDKFDIKELEADEKQGFLSKLFKSTKNSLEALFRKYHTMGDEVDKIFITIKQYEAEIEKVNKNLDDMFVGNVEAYEQLEKHIYAGTLAIEYIKQNIIADLESKASSGNEMDKMNLENMNKVVEMLEQRVQDLKLAEHVALQGMPDIKTMQYSNFGLIRKINSAFIITLPIFKQCLVKAIMLKRQKVQAKGLSALDETTNELLLRNANATAEQNKQIAKLTSGSSIEIETLEKTWQTIVNGIEETKRIQEDAKQKRIDTNRRLEALKEDYKKRNIFADNRE; the protein is encoded by the coding sequence ATGGATATTGGAAATACAATTAATTTTAATAAAGAAGCTGAAACTGAATTTGATTTAGATGCAAAAAAGAAGGAAATACAAGCTAAAATAAAAAATTCACCTGAAGTAGAGAATATTGTAAGGAGAATTGATATATCAAATCCAAGCTCAATACTAACCTTTGGAAAAGAAGCTACTGAGCAAATGGCAAGTACTGCTGATAATCTGCTGCATCAAATGGAAATAAATAAAGTAGAAGACTCTGGAAAAATGCTTGAACAGTTGAAAAAAATAATGGATAAGTTTGATATAAAGGAGCTTGAAGCAGATGAAAAACAAGGTTTCCTTAGCAAGTTATTTAAATCAACAAAAAACTCCTTAGAGGCTTTATTTAGAAAGTACCATACTATGGGTGATGAAGTAGATAAAATTTTTATAACAATAAAACAATATGAAGCAGAAATAGAGAAGGTAAATAAAAATTTGGATGATATGTTTGTAGGAAATGTTGAGGCCTATGAACAATTAGAAAAGCATATATACGCCGGTACTTTGGCTATAGAGTATATAAAACAAAATATAATTGCTGATTTAGAGAGTAAAGCGTCTAGTGGCAATGAAATGGATAAGATGAATTTAGAAAATATGAATAAGGTTGTGGAAATGCTTGAGCAGAGGGTACAGGATCTAAAACTAGCAGAGCATGTTGCACTTCAAGGAATGCCGGATATAAAAACAATGCAGTATAGTAATTTTGGACTTATAAGAAAGATAAATTCTGCGTTTATAATAACGCTTCCAATATTCAAGCAGTGTCTTGTAAAGGCAATAATGCTTAAAAGGCAAAAAGTACAAGCGAAGGGACTTTCAGCGTTAGATGAAACTACAAATGAGCTTTTACTTAGGAATGCAAATGCAACAGCTGAGCAAAATAAACAAATTGCAAAGCTCACTTCTGGAAGTTCTATTGAGATTGAGACGTTAGAAAAAACTTGGCAAACTATTGTAAATGGAATAGAAGAAACAAAGAGGATACAAGAGGATGCTAAGCAGAAAAGAATTGATACTAATAGAAGATTAGAGGCATTAAAGGAAGATTACAAGAAAAGAAATATTTTTGCAGATAATAGGGAGTAA
- a CDS encoding beta-glucoside-specific PTS transporter subunit IIABC, producing the protein MKYEKLAKDIIENVGGKENVNSLTHCITRLRFKLKDESKANTDVLKNMDGVVTVIKSGGQYQVVIGNHVPDVYADVVAIGGFSSSSEEGTKEKTNLFNAFIDTISGVFTPTLGVLAATGMIKGFNAMFIAFGWLTKTSGTYNILNAVGDCLFYFFPIFLGYSAAKKFKGNHFIGMAIGASLVYPTLSTLMTGKPLYTLFQGTIFASPVYVTFLGIPVILMSYSSTVIPIILASYVGVKVEKAFAKIIPDVVKTFLVPFCTLLVMVPLSLIVIGPISTWAGKLLGAGTLAIYNLSPILAGLFIGAFWQVFVIFGLHWGLVPIAMNNLSVLHYDPILAGTLGASFAQTGVVLAILIKTKNVKLKGIALPAFISGIFGVTEPAIYGVTLPRKKPFIISCIGAAIGGGITGFMGTKLWMMGGLGIFAIPSYIGAKGMDRGFYGAVMSVVISFVVGFLIMFFAGFKDEEVKQETTKKKNELVKQETLVSPLKGKIKTLSEVKDEAFSTGSLGKGIAIEPEEGKLVSPVDGVLATLFPTGHAVGIISDKGTEILIHVGMDTVQLEGKYFKTILKQGDHVKAGDTILEFDIPKIKKAGYTLTTPVVVTNSESYLDVIETDKIKVERKDQLLTVML; encoded by the coding sequence ATGAAATATGAAAAGTTGGCCAAAGATATAATAGAAAATGTCGGAGGAAAAGAAAACGTTAACAGTTTAACACACTGTATTACCCGTTTACGTTTTAAACTAAAAGACGAAAGTAAAGCAAACACAGATGTGCTTAAAAATATGGATGGTGTTGTAACCGTTATCAAAAGTGGAGGACAATATCAAGTAGTTATTGGTAATCATGTTCCAGACGTTTATGCTGATGTAGTAGCAATTGGTGGATTTTCATCTTCATCAGAAGAAGGAACAAAAGAGAAAACAAACTTATTTAACGCATTTATAGACACTATTTCAGGTGTATTTACACCAACACTAGGAGTACTTGCTGCAACAGGTATGATAAAAGGCTTTAATGCAATGTTTATAGCTTTTGGATGGTTAACTAAAACCTCCGGAACCTACAATATTTTAAATGCAGTAGGCGACTGTTTATTCTACTTCTTCCCTATCTTCTTAGGGTATTCAGCAGCTAAGAAGTTTAAAGGTAATCACTTTATTGGTATGGCAATAGGTGCATCACTTGTTTACCCAACATTATCTACTTTGATGACAGGAAAACCATTATATACATTGTTTCAAGGAACCATATTTGCATCACCAGTTTACGTTACCTTCCTTGGAATTCCAGTTATACTAATGAGCTATTCATCAACTGTTATTCCGATAATTTTAGCTTCTTATGTAGGCGTTAAGGTTGAAAAAGCATTTGCAAAGATAATACCAGATGTAGTAAAAACCTTTTTAGTTCCATTCTGTACTTTACTTGTTATGGTACCTTTATCACTAATAGTTATTGGACCAATCTCTACTTGGGCAGGTAAATTATTAGGAGCAGGAACACTAGCTATATATAACTTAAGCCCAATTCTTGCAGGTTTATTTATAGGAGCTTTCTGGCAGGTATTCGTTATATTTGGGCTTCACTGGGGTTTAGTACCTATAGCAATGAACAATTTATCAGTGCTTCACTATGATCCAATACTAGCAGGAACTCTTGGAGCTTCATTTGCTCAAACAGGCGTAGTTTTAGCAATATTAATTAAGACAAAGAATGTTAAATTAAAAGGAATTGCACTTCCAGCATTTATTTCAGGTATATTTGGTGTTACAGAGCCAGCTATATATGGTGTTACACTTCCTCGTAAAAAACCATTTATCATAAGTTGTATAGGAGCAGCTATTGGTGGAGGTATAACAGGCTTCATGGGAACTAAACTATGGATGATGGGGGGACTTGGAATATTTGCAATACCAAGCTATATCGGAGCAAAAGGAATGGACAGAGGTTTTTATGGTGCGGTTATGTCTGTTGTAATAAGTTTTGTTGTAGGATTCTTAATAATGTTCTTTGCTGGCTTTAAGGATGAGGAAGTTAAACAAGAAACAACAAAAAAGAAGAATGAATTAGTAAAGCAAGAAACTTTAGTAAGTCCATTAAAAGGAAAAATTAAAACATTATCAGAAGTAAAAGATGAAGCTTTTTCAACAGGCTCACTTGGAAAAGGAATTGCAATTGAACCAGAAGAAGGAAAGCTTGTATCTCCAGTAGATGGTGTTTTAGCAACACTATTTCCAACAGGTCATGCAGTTGGAATTATAAGTGATAAAGGAACCGAGATATTAATTCATGTGGGCATGGATACAGTTCAATTGGAGGGAAAATATTTTAAAACTATATTAAAACAAGGAGATCACGTTAAGGCTGGTGATACAATATTAGAATTTGATATACCTAAAATAAAGAAAGCTGGGTATACTCTGACTACACCAGTTGTAGTAACTAATTCTGAAAGCTACCTGGATGTTATTGAAACAGATAAAATTAAGGTTGAGAGAAAAGATCAGTTATTAACAGTAATGTTATAA
- a CDS encoding 6-phospho-beta-glucosidase, with translation MSKGFSKEFLWGGATAANQCEGAYLEDNKGLSTVDVIPKGKDRFPVGLGKMKMLECDSEHYYPSHEAIDFYHRYKEDIALFHEMGFKCFRLSLAWSRIFPNGDDEIPNEEGLKFYDAVFDECLKYGIEPLVTITHFDVPVNLVKTVGSWRSSKMVEYYEKLCKVIFSRYKNKVKYWLTFNEINMLLHLPFIGAGLVFEEGENEEAIKYQAAHHQLIASAKATKIAREINPNFKIGCMLAAGNNYANTCAPEDVWRSIEKDRENYFFIDVQSRGEYPNYAKKMLKRKGIELQVEDEDAGILKNNTVDFISFSYYSSRLTSANPNINGNTEGNVFATLKNPYLKASEWGWQIDPLGLRITLNSLYDRYQKPLFIVENGLGAVDTPDENGYVEDDYRIEYLREHIKAMRDAVNVDGVELMGYTPWGCIDLVSASTGEMKKRYGFIYVDKDNDGNGTLKRSKKKSFYWYKKVIESNGMDIE, from the coding sequence ATGTCAAAAGGTTTTAGTAAAGAATTTTTATGGGGAGGCGCTACGGCGGCTAATCAGTGTGAAGGTGCTTATTTAGAGGATAATAAAGGGTTATCTACAGTTGATGTAATTCCAAAGGGAAAGGACCGTTTTCCCGTAGGCTTAGGAAAAATGAAAATGCTTGAGTGTGACAGTGAACATTATTATCCAAGTCATGAGGCTATTGATTTTTATCACAGATATAAAGAAGATATAGCTCTATTTCATGAAATGGGCTTTAAATGTTTTAGATTATCTCTTGCTTGGTCACGAATATTTCCAAATGGGGACGATGAAATACCAAATGAGGAGGGATTGAAATTTTACGATGCGGTATTTGATGAATGTTTAAAATACGGAATAGAACCATTAGTTACTATAACTCATTTTGATGTTCCGGTGAATTTAGTGAAAACAGTAGGTTCCTGGAGAAGCAGTAAAATGGTAGAGTATTACGAAAAACTGTGTAAGGTTATATTTAGTCGTTATAAAAATAAGGTTAAGTACTGGCTTACCTTTAATGAAATAAATATGCTATTGCATTTACCTTTTATAGGTGCAGGTTTAGTTTTTGAAGAGGGTGAAAATGAGGAAGCTATAAAATATCAAGCAGCACATCATCAGCTTATTGCAAGTGCAAAGGCAACAAAAATAGCTCGTGAAATAAATCCAAATTTTAAAATAGGGTGTATGCTAGCTGCTGGAAATAATTATGCAAACACATGTGCACCAGAAGATGTGTGGAGATCTATAGAAAAGGATAGAGAAAACTATTTCTTTATTGATGTACAATCTCGTGGAGAGTATCCAAACTATGCTAAAAAGATGCTTAAAAGGAAAGGTATAGAGCTTCAAGTAGAGGATGAAGATGCTGGAATTTTAAAGAATAATACTGTTGATTTTATATCATTTAGTTACTATTCTTCACGCCTAACTAGTGCCAATCCTAATATAAATGGAAATACTGAAGGAAATGTCTTTGCTACCTTGAAAAATCCTTATCTAAAAGCCAGTGAATGGGGATGGCAAATAGATCCGCTTGGACTTCGAATTACATTAAATTCTTTATACGATCGTTATCAAAAACCATTATTTATAGTTGAAAATGGTTTGGGAGCCGTTGATACTCCAGATGAAAATGGATATGTAGAAGATGACTATCGAATTGAGTATTTAAGAGAGCACATTAAGGCTATGAGAGATGCAGTTAATGTTGATGGTGTAGAACTTATGGGATACACACCTTGGGGATGTATAGATTTAGTAAGTGCTTCAACTGGAGAAATGAAAAAGAGATATGGCTTTATATATGTTGATAAGGATAATGATGGGAATGGAACATTAAAGCGTTCTAAGAAAAAGAGTTTTTATTGGTATAAGAAGGTAATAGAATCAAATGGTATGGATATAGAGTAA
- a CDS encoding DeoR/GlpR family DNA-binding transcription regulator — translation MFERWEKILKYLEENKEAEVQELMDAFNISRSTVRRDLIEMEKKALVKRTRGGVEIAKYRSEGKEIIEKIFGENKEAKIKIAKKAASLIKDDDFIFIDSGSTCYYLIDYIASKNVTVVTNGIMHIQKLIEKDIDTYVLGGYAKKERNLIMSEDVESKIGMMNFDISFLGTMGVDSIGGFKTNLMDDVKLKKAVIKASKSCYVLADASKFNVRKFYTYAKLEDLPVITDSKTDFDDESLKVILA, via the coding sequence ATGTTTGAAAGATGGGAAAAAATCCTAAAGTATTTAGAGGAAAATAAAGAGGCTGAAGTTCAAGAATTGATGGATGCCTTTAATATATCTAGGTCTACGGTTAGACGTGATCTTATAGAAATGGAAAAGAAAGCTCTTGTAAAGAGGACTAGAGGCGGAGTTGAAATAGCTAAATATAGAAGTGAAGGCAAGGAAATAATAGAAAAGATTTTTGGAGAAAATAAGGAAGCTAAAATAAAGATAGCAAAAAAAGCGGCTAGTTTAATAAAGGATGATGATTTTATATTCATAGATTCTGGTTCTACATGCTACTATTTAATTGATTACATAGCTTCAAAAAATGTTACTGTGGTCACAAATGGAATAATGCACATACAAAAATTAATTGAGAAGGATATAGATACTTATGTATTAGGAGGATATGCGAAAAAGGAAAGAAACCTTATAATGAGCGAAGACGTGGAAAGTAAAATAGGTATGATGAACTTTGATATATCATTTTTGGGAACAATGGGGGTAGATTCTATTGGGGGCTTTAAAACTAATCTTATGGATGATGTTAAATTAAAAAAGGCAGTTATAAAAGCTTCAAAGTCATGTTATGTTCTTGCAGATGCTTCAAAATTTAATGTGAGGAAATTTTATACCTATGCAAAGCTTGAAGATTTACCTGTTATAACTGATTCAAAAACTGATTTTGATGATGAGAGCCTTAAAGTAATACTTGCTTAA